In the genome of Buchnera aphidicola (Artemisaphis artemisicola), one region contains:
- a CDS encoding TerC family protein: MEFFLDPSTWAGLLTLVILEVVLGIDNLIFVAILSEKLPPHQRDKARLIGLGLALIMRLALLTLISWVVTLTSPIIHNKFFSLSIRDVILLFGGFFLLFKTTMELHERLENNYHENSENKNYAGFWAVVIQIVVLDAVFSLDAIITAVGMVNQLLIMMIAVVLATILMLLASKKLTNFINLHQTVVVLCLSFLLMIGFSLVTEALQFRIPKGYLYAAIGFSILIEIFNQIARHNFMKNQSRRPMRQRAAEAILRMMIGEKNKKKQTKKIENNNKKTESIESSTEIETFKDEERYMINGVLTLAGRSIRSIMTPRGNISWVNTEKNTDEIRMQLLDTPHSLFPVCKGELDEIIGIVRAKELLVAIEKKIDVSNFASKISPIIIPDTLDPINLLGVLRRAQGSFVIVSNEFGVVQGLITPLDVLEAIAGEFPDADETPDIIQENNSWLVKGETDLHSLQQLLNTEQLIKEKNYASLGGLLIAQKGQLPLPGEIIDIDPFHFHIIQATKYRIDLVRITKNQDENFK; encoded by the coding sequence ATGGAGTTTTTTTTAGACCCGTCAACCTGGGCCGGCTTATTAACACTAGTTATCCTAGAAGTAGTATTAGGAATTGATAATTTAATATTTGTAGCAATTTTATCAGAAAAATTACCTCCTCATCAAAGAGATAAAGCACGTTTAATTGGTTTAGGATTAGCCCTAATAATGCGTTTAGCATTGTTAACATTAATATCTTGGGTTGTAACACTCACTTCTCCGATTATTCATAATAAATTTTTTTCTTTATCAATACGTGATGTTATTCTTTTATTTGGCGGTTTTTTTTTATTATTTAAAACTACAATGGAACTACATGAAAGATTAGAAAATAATTATCATGAAAATTCAGAAAATAAAAATTATGCTGGATTTTGGGCTGTAGTAATTCAAATAGTTGTATTAGATGCAGTGTTTTCATTAGATGCAATAATAACTGCTGTTGGAATGGTTAATCAATTATTAATTATGATGATAGCTGTTGTGCTAGCAACTATATTGATGTTGTTAGCATCAAAAAAATTAACTAATTTTATTAATTTACATCAAACAGTAGTAGTACTGTGTCTTAGTTTTTTATTGATGATTGGTTTTAGCCTAGTAACAGAAGCATTACAATTTCGTATTCCAAAAGGATATTTATATGCTGCAATAGGATTTTCTATTTTAATTGAAATTTTTAATCAAATAGCTCGTCATAATTTTATGAAAAATCAATCTAGACGACCTATGAGACAAAGAGCAGCTGAAGCTATTTTACGCATGATGATAGGAGAAAAAAACAAAAAAAAACAAACAAAAAAAATAGAAAATAATAATAAAAAAACAGAATCTATTGAATCTTCTACAGAAATAGAAACGTTTAAAGATGAAGAAAGATATATGATTAACGGTGTTTTAACTTTAGCTGGACGATCTATCAGAAGCATTATGACGCCACGAGGAAATATTTCTTGGGTAAATACAGAAAAAAATACTGATGAAATCCGTATGCAATTATTAGACACTCCGCATAGTTTATTTCCAGTATGTAAAGGCGAATTAGATGAAATAATAGGAATAGTACGTGCTAAAGAATTACTCGTTGCTATTGAAAAAAAAATAGATGTATCAAATTTTGCAAGTAAAATATCACCAATTATTATACCAGACACTTTAGATCCTATTAATCTTCTTGGTGTACTTCGTCGCGCCCAAGGCAGTTTTGTAATTGTTAGCAATGAATTTGGGGTAGTACAAGGATTAATTACTCCATTAGATGTTTTAGAAGCAATAGCAGGAGAATTTCCAGATGCTGATGAAACACCTGATATTATACAAGAAAATAATAGTTGGTTGGTAAAAGGTGAAACTGATCTGCATTCTTTACAACAATTGCTTAATACTGAACAATTAATTAAAGAAAAAAATTACGCTTCTTTAGGCGGTTTGTTAATTGCTCAAAAAGGCCAACTCCCTCTTCCAGGAGAAATTATCGATATTGATCCTTTTCATTTTCACATTATACAGGCAACAAAATATCGTATTGATTTAGTAAGAATTACAAAAAATCAAGATGAAAATTTTAAATAA
- the flgC gene encoding flagellar basal body rod protein FlgC — protein sequence MSLLNIFNIAGSAMNAQSQKINTSASNLANIDSIIYKNGKFYPYIAKQVILEFDALNKNSKIGGVKVSKIVDDPSPMHLIYDPHHPMADNKGYILKSNVNPITEMVSNISASRNYQANIEVLKTAKSIILKTLTIDE from the coding sequence ATGTCTCTTCTAAATATATTTAATATTGCTGGCTCAGCAATGAATGCACAGTCACAAAAAATCAATACAAGTGCTAGTAATTTAGCTAATATAGATAGTATTATATATAAAAATGGAAAATTTTATCCGTATATTGCAAAACAAGTAATTTTAGAATTTGATGCTTTAAATAAAAATTCTAAAATAGGTGGAGTAAAAGTTTCTAAAATAGTTGATGATCCAAGTCCTATGCATTTAATTTATGATCCACATCATCCTATGGCTGATAATAAAGGTTATATTTTAAAGTCTAATGTTAATCCTATTACAGAAATGGTAAGTAATATTTCAGCTTCAAGAAATTATCAAGCAAACATAGAAGTTTTAAAAACAGCTAAATCTATAATACTTAAAACTCTAACAATTGACGAATAA
- a CDS encoding methyltransferase, whose product MLYRSPKAKITLIDNDIAALNCSQYILNKNSLKGTLILSNVYSNVFQKFDLIISNPPFHDNLYINFSIIKEIIYNSKKYLTSQGELRFVVNTCFNYNFLLSKTFKKYGILKKTEKYKIYQDFLK is encoded by the coding sequence GTGCTTTATAGATCTCCTAAAGCAAAAATTACACTCATAGATAATGACATAGCTGCATTGAATTGTAGTCAATATATATTAAATAAAAACTCATTAAAAGGAACATTAATATTAAGTAATGTTTATTCAAACGTATTTCAAAAATTTGATTTAATTATTTCTAATCCACCTTTTCATGATAATTTATACATTAATTTTAGCATAATAAAAGAGATAATCTATAATTCTAAAAAATATTTAACGTCACAAGGAGAATTAAGATTTGTAGTTAATACTTGCTTTAATTATAATTTTTTATTATCTAAGACATTTAAAAAATATGGCATACTAAAAAAAACAGAAAAATATAAAATTTATCAAGATTTTCTAAAATAA
- the minD gene encoding septum site-determining protein MinD: MTRIIVVTSGKGGVGKTTSSAAIATGLAQKGKKTIVIDFDIGLRNLDLIMGCERRVVYDFINVIQGDATLNQALIKDKQTKNLFILPASQTRDKDSLTHIGVEKVLKKLEEMEFDFIICDSPAGIETGAILAIYFADEAIITTNPEVSSVRDSDRILGIIASKSKRAEQNKTPIKEHLLLTRYNPARVKKGEMLSMTDVLDILRIPIIGVIPEDASVLRASNQGESIILDINSYAGCAYHDTVSRLLGQECKFRFIEETKKSFLQRLFGR, encoded by the coding sequence ATGACACGGATTATTGTAGTAACTTCAGGGAAGGGAGGTGTAGGCAAAACTACTTCAAGTGCAGCTATTGCGACTGGTTTAGCACAAAAAGGTAAAAAAACCATTGTTATAGATTTTGATATAGGATTAAGAAATTTAGATTTAATAATGGGATGTGAACGTAGAGTTGTATATGATTTTATTAATGTCATACAAGGTGATGCAACACTTAATCAAGCATTAATAAAAGATAAACAAACAAAAAATTTATTCATTCTTCCTGCATCGCAAACTAGAGATAAAGATTCTTTAACACATATTGGAGTTGAGAAAGTGTTAAAAAAACTTGAAGAAATGGAATTCGACTTTATTATTTGTGATTCACCAGCAGGAATTGAAACTGGTGCTATTTTAGCAATATATTTTGCAGATGAAGCTATTATTACTACTAATCCTGAAGTTTCTTCAGTTCGAGATTCTGATCGAATACTAGGAATTATTGCATCTAAGTCAAAAAGAGCTGAACAGAACAAAACTCCTATAAAAGAACATCTTTTATTAACTCGATATAATCCTGCACGTGTTAAAAAGGGAGAAATGTTAAGTATGACAGATGTTTTAGATATTCTTCGTATACCTATTATAGGTGTAATTCCTGAAGATGCATCTGTTCTTCGCGCTTCTAATCAAGGAGAATCTATTATATTAGATATTAATTCTTATGCCGGTTGTGCTTATCATGATACTGTTAGTAGATTATTAGGCCAAGAATGTAAGTTTCGTTTTATCGAAGAAACAAAAAAAAGTTTTTTACAACGTTTATTCGGGAGATAG
- the tsaB gene encoding tRNA (adenosine(37)-N6)-threonylcarbamoyltransferase complex dimerization subunit type 1 TsaB, which yields MSKIILAIDSSIDCCSVALYKNKKIFSISEICKKKHTIQILPMIQKILNQNQITCKELNYISFSKGPGNFTGIRIAASVAHSLSISLKIPIIAISTLAIMAEKAWRKYKKKYIIVAINAKKTEVYWAKYIRTSQSTWIGEDTESLININLIKNQINNLKKNWTFIGNGWENIKNQNILDINKFKFFFPNAKDIIPFVLLKIKTLQISCLKNSQINYLYNNF from the coding sequence ATGTCTAAAATAATTTTAGCAATTGATAGTTCAATAGACTGTTGTTCAGTTGCTTTATATAAAAATAAAAAAATTTTTTCTATATCAGAAATATGTAAAAAAAAACACACAATACAAATATTACCAATGATTCAAAAAATATTAAATCAAAATCAAATAACATGTAAAGAATTAAATTATATATCTTTTTCTAAAGGACCTGGAAATTTTACAGGAATACGTATTGCAGCTAGTGTTGCACATAGCTTATCTATAAGTTTAAAAATTCCTATAATTGCTATATCTACTTTAGCAATTATGGCTGAAAAAGCATGGCGAAAATATAAAAAAAAATATATTATAGTTGCAATTAATGCAAAAAAAACAGAAGTATATTGGGCTAAATATATAAGAACTAGTCAATCTACTTGGATAGGAGAAGATACAGAATCTTTAATAAATATAAATCTGATTAAAAACCAGATTAATAATTTAAAAAAAAATTGGACTTTTATTGGAAATGGATGGGAAAATATTAAAAATCAAAATATTTTAGATATAAATAAATTTAAATTTTTTTTTCCTAATGCAAAAGATATTATTCCCTTTGTTTTATTAAAAATAAAAACGCTTCAAATATCTTGTTTGAAAAATAGTCAAATAAATTATTTATATAATAATTTTTAG
- the minC gene encoding septum site-determining protein MinC, with product MSKTSIELKGSNFTLLVMYLYDHDINLISESIYKKIQECPKFFKNAPVIVNISSLCNKADWKKIQEIIISYGFFVVGVSGCKDKKLKKIIINSGVPVLSESQRKNKNIIDDIFNISQENTKKDIIKKIEKTHIIDLPVRSGQKIYAKHADLIVVNNVSAGAELVADGNIHVYGIVRGRVLAGADGDTTRKIFCTVLFAELVSISGEYWLSDQIPEKFIGKSAQIYLKNKFLTINSLS from the coding sequence ATGTCAAAAACATCTATTGAACTAAAAGGTAGTAATTTTACACTACTAGTAATGTATTTGTATGATCATGATATAAATTTAATTAGTGAATCAATATATAAAAAAATTCAAGAATGTCCAAAATTTTTTAAAAATGCACCTGTTATTGTTAATATATCAAGTTTATGTAATAAAGCAGACTGGAAAAAAATACAAGAAATTATTATTTCTTATGGTTTTTTTGTGGTAGGAGTTAGTGGTTGTAAAGATAAAAAATTAAAAAAAATTATTATTAATTCAGGTGTGCCTGTTTTATCAGAAAGTCAAAGAAAGAATAAAAACATTATTGATGATATTTTTAATATTTCTCAAGAAAATACAAAAAAAGATATAATAAAAAAAATTGAAAAAACTCATATTATAGATTTACCTGTACGTTCAGGTCAAAAAATTTACGCAAAACATGCTGATCTGATAGTTGTTAATAACGTTAGTGCCGGAGCTGAATTAGTAGCAGATGGTAATATTCATGTATATGGCATAGTTCGTGGCAGAGTTCTTGCTGGCGCTGATGGGGATACAACAAGAAAAATATTTTGTACAGTTCTTTTTGCTGAATTAGTTTCTATATCTGGAGAATATTGGTTATCAGATCAAATTCCAGAAAAATTTATTGGAAAATCAGCTCAAATTTACTTAAAAAATAAATTTTTAACTATAAATTCTCTCAGTTAA
- the flgB gene encoding flagellar basal body rod protein FlgB, whose amino-acid sequence MFDKINKIFDFSQNKLNLYAKRQEILSSNIANADTPGYKARDVDFKNEFNKILNQKDNSIPLKKTSFKHLNGKNNFILIKTIPIDKNQIKLDGNTVNMDRERIAFMDNSLKYQSILVYMKNEIKNIMRILKG is encoded by the coding sequence ATGTTCGATAAAATAAATAAAATTTTTGATTTTAGTCAAAATAAATTAAATCTTTATGCAAAAAGACAAGAAATTCTATCTTCTAACATTGCTAATGCTGATACTCCAGGATATAAAGCAAGAGATGTTGATTTTAAAAATGAATTCAACAAAATATTAAATCAAAAAGACAATAGCATTCCTTTGAAGAAAACATCTTTTAAACATTTAAATGGAAAAAATAATTTTATTTTAATAAAAACGATACCAATTGACAAAAATCAAATTAAATTAGATGGGAATACTGTGAATATGGATAGAGAAAGAATTGCATTTATGGATAATAGTTTAAAATATCAATCAATTTTAGTATATATGAAAAATGAAATTAAAAATATCATGCGTATTTTAAAAGGATAA
- the pyrC gene encoding dihydroorotase has protein sequence MSKFIKKITIIKPDDWHVHLRDEKILKKVIHYTGKFYQRALIMPNLDNPITNCLKSIHYKKRILNSMKLKYKFQPLMTCYLTRFTKSKELRNGFLKKIFIAAKLYPNDSTTNSRTGIKNINCITSVLECMEKIGMPLLVHGEEINKNIDIYDRELKFIENTLEPLRKKFPKLKIVLEHITTKDSVEYVKKSNPKYLSATITPHHLMLDRNDMFIGGIQPHLYCLPILKKNTDKEALREVIARGDKHFFLGSDTAPHLCKNKINFFGSAGIFNAPCSLLCYMHVFEEMNALKYFQSFCSENGPKFYNLPINKETITLIKKPCTIIKKVNIDKKNIIIPFLSGQNLNWSLE, from the coding sequence ATGTCTAAATTTATAAAAAAAATAACTATTATAAAACCTGATGACTGGCATGTTCATTTAAGAGATGAAAAAATTTTAAAAAAAGTTATTCATTATACTGGAAAATTTTACCAAAGAGCCTTGATCATGCCAAATCTTGATAATCCTATTACAAATTGCTTAAAAAGTATTCATTATAAAAAGAGAATATTAAATTCAATGAAATTGAAATATAAATTTCAACCATTAATGACTTGTTATTTAACTAGATTTACAAAATCTAAAGAATTAAGAAATGGTTTTTTAAAAAAAATATTTATAGCAGCTAAATTATATCCTAATGATTCCACTACCAATTCTCGAACAGGAATAAAAAACATCAATTGTATTACTTCTGTTCTAGAGTGTATGGAAAAAATAGGGATGCCATTGTTAGTTCATGGTGAAGAGATTAATAAGAACATTGATATCTATGATAGAGAATTAAAATTTATAGAAAATACTTTAGAACCTTTAAGAAAAAAATTTCCGAAATTAAAAATCGTACTAGAACATATTACAACTAAAGATTCTGTAGAATATGTGAAAAAGAGTAATCCTAAATATTTATCTGCTACTATTACGCCACATCATTTAATGCTTGATCGAAATGATATGTTTATTGGCGGAATTCAACCTCATCTTTATTGTTTACCTATTTTAAAAAAAAATACTGATAAGGAAGCTTTAAGAGAAGTTATAGCTAGAGGAGATAAACACTTTTTCTTAGGAAGTGATACAGCTCCTCATCTATGCAAAAACAAAATTAATTTTTTTGGATCTGCTGGTATATTTAATGCCCCTTGTTCTTTGTTATGTTATATGCATGTCTTTGAAGAAATGAATGCTTTAAAATATTTTCAATCTTTTTGTTCTGAAAATGGTCCTAAATTTTACAATCTTCCTATTAATAAAGAAACTATAACACTTATTAAAAAACCATGTACAATTATTAAAAAAGTTAATATCGATAAAAAAAATATAATTATTCCTTTTTTATCAGGTCAAAATTTAAATTGGTCTCTTGAATAA
- a CDS encoding OmpA family protein, which yields MKKRALAIAFLLASLVASVQAEEKNGWYLGTKMGWSQFDPLKHITNNKKTQNDNLQEKFSAPILGLFLGYEFNPYFSLEIENYTNGFSPHLMFQKDSKEEQHNNLQLVTKLSYPITDDFHLYTKLGGILSWEKLVSKNDLKNIFNKESPLLPSFSLGAEYIFNEKFITRLDYTWNNSIKNMIDSSIKPSLGDAVLSFGWKFGKPYLDDAFATYDSEESNTKYSILNENINFSFNSSELKPNSYDKLDQLDADIKKMKLKNVSIILLGHADKIGNKEYNQKLSEDRAYSIKNYLASRGFSRENITVQGMGDSYPLTNQVCKDIENRSLLISCLAPDRRVEIEVLSDIQ from the coding sequence ATGAAAAAACGAGCTCTTGCTATCGCTTTTTTATTAGCAAGTTTAGTTGCGTCTGTGCAAGCTGAAGAGAAAAATGGATGGTATCTAGGTACAAAAATGGGATGGTCTCAATTTGATCCTTTAAAACATATCACTAATAATAAAAAAACTCAAAATGATAATTTACAAGAAAAATTTAGCGCACCAATTTTAGGGTTATTTTTAGGATATGAATTCAATCCTTATTTTAGTCTAGAAATAGAAAATTATACTAATGGTTTTTCTCCTCATTTAATGTTCCAAAAAGATAGCAAAGAAGAACAGCATAATAATTTGCAATTAGTAACAAAATTATCATATCCAATAACAGATGATTTTCATCTTTATACAAAGTTAGGTGGAATATTATCTTGGGAAAAACTTGTTTCTAAAAATGATTTAAAAAACATTTTTAACAAAGAAAGCCCATTATTACCTAGCTTTTCTTTGGGTGCTGAATATATTTTTAATGAAAAATTTATTACTAGATTAGACTATACTTGGAATAATAGCATTAAAAATATGATTGATTCATCTATTAAGCCTTCTTTAGGAGATGCTGTTCTGTCTTTTGGGTGGAAATTTGGAAAACCTTATTTAGATGATGCTTTTGCAACTTATGATTCTGAAGAATCCAATACTAAGTATAGCATTCTAAATGAAAATATTAATTTTTCTTTTAATAGTTCAGAATTAAAACCAAATTCTTATGATAAACTTGATCAATTAGATGCTGATATTAAGAAAATGAAATTGAAAAACGTTTCTATTATTCTTTTAGGACATGCAGATAAGATAGGCAATAAAGAATACAATCAAAAACTATCTGAAGATCGAGCTTATAGTATTAAAAATTATTTAGCATCTCGTGGTTTTTCTCGAGAAAATATCACTGTTCAAGGTATGGGAGATTCTTATCCATTAACTAATCAAGTATGTAAAGATATAGAAAATCGATCTCTATTAATTAGTTGTTTGGCTCCAGATCGTCGTGTAGAAATTGAAGTTTTATCTGATATTCAGTAA
- the minE gene encoding cell division topological specificity factor MinE — translation MALLDFFLSRNKNTANVAKERLQIIVAEQRKYKGEPDYFPQLKREILSVICKYINIEPNMVTVQLEQKKEDISILELNIILPD, via the coding sequence ATGGCTTTATTAGATTTTTTTTTATCCCGGAACAAAAATACAGCTAATGTTGCAAAAGAAAGATTGCAAATAATTGTTGCAGAACAAAGAAAATATAAAGGCGAACCAGATTATTTTCCTCAATTAAAACGAGAAATATTATCTGTAATTTGTAAATATATTAATATAGAGCCAAATATGGTAACAGTACAATTAGAACAAAAAAAAGAAGATATTTCTATATTAGAATTAAATATTATTTTACCTGATTAA
- the flgA gene encoding flagellar basal body P-ring formation chaperone FlgA, translating into MIVLKIIIYFFLLFLTFHVNAITLTNQLNNFLKKEYPFKKDIISIIIRTPLKKNIYCEKPVFSILNNINYIGLKDVLLTCIKKHYYLKIEIHAKGEYIVANRNIPRGTKIKESDLKVLIGRIDLLPSYTYRRKQDVINRVNLRDILPFQVITSLITRPFWIVKIHQQVTVIIHSNNFTIFSKAKSLSNGSENDTIRIKTKTGKIITGTINKSGEVIVFL; encoded by the coding sequence ATGATTGTATTGAAAATAATAATTTATTTTTTTCTACTTTTTTTAACATTTCACGTTAATGCTATTACGTTAACTAATCAATTAAATAATTTTTTAAAAAAAGAATATCCTTTTAAAAAAGATATTATAAGTATAATAATACGGACTCCATTAAAAAAAAATATATATTGTGAAAAACCTGTTTTTTCTATTTTAAATAATATTAATTATATAGGTTTAAAAGATGTACTATTAACTTGCATTAAAAAACATTATTATCTAAAAATAGAAATTCATGCTAAAGGAGAATATATTGTAGCTAATAGAAATATTCCTCGTGGAACTAAAATAAAAGAATCAGATTTAAAAGTTTTAATAGGACGCATAGATTTATTACCTAGTTATACTTATCGAAGAAAACAAGATGTAATAAATAGAGTTAATTTACGTGATATTTTGCCTTTTCAAGTAATAACATCTTTAATAACGCGTCCATTTTGGATAGTGAAAATTCATCAACAAGTAACTGTTATTATCCATAGTAATAATTTTACTATTTTTTCTAAAGCAAAATCATTAAGTAACGGATCTGAAAATGACACAATACGCATTAAAACAAAAACTGGAAAAATTATTACTGGAACTATCAATAAAAGTGGAGAAGTAATAGTTTTTTTATGA
- the murJ gene encoding murein biosynthesis integral membrane protein MurJ, with the protein MNPLKSLISVSFITLISRILGFIRDILIASTFGASIFTDAFFIAFKIINLLRRIFFDNSFSQAFIPILMEYRVYKSEKYVQNFISSIFGFMIFFLFLLTILGIFFSRFFILISAPGFLETPEKLILSINLLTIMFPYILLISLSSLFSLILNSWNYFFIPALSPIFLNISIIVFSLFFSSFFYPSIIALAWAVIIGGIIQLVYQLPYLYKIHMLVIPNIKWKNIGLLRILKKMGLSILGISANQISLIINTIFSSLLNAGSISWIYYADRLIEFPVGILGSSLSTILFTSLAKSYKTDAKSEYKKLIHWSLSISLIISLPLSFLFFFLAKPIIIVLFQYGKFTDLDVLMTEKTLEIYALGLISFILVKILATAFYASEEIYIPMKISLFTIFLTQLMNPFLIFYFKHTGLALSISISSWINFLLLYRKLNQKKVIYFQYKKLIFIINIILSTLFMMLILFCILYFMPFWNIGSFFYKILRLFFVLFISGIGYLFMLHFLGIHVLNFSYKNYRA; encoded by the coding sequence ATGAATCCTTTGAAATCTTTAATATCAGTAAGTTTTATTACTTTAATATCTCGTATTTTAGGCTTTATTAGAGATATTCTAATTGCTAGTACATTTGGAGCTTCTATTTTTACAGATGCTTTTTTTATAGCTTTTAAAATTATTAATTTATTACGTCGTATTTTTTTTGATAATTCCTTTTCTCAAGCTTTTATTCCTATATTAATGGAATATAGAGTTTATAAAAGTGAAAAGTATGTACAAAATTTTATTTCTTCTATTTTTGGTTTTATGATCTTTTTTTTATTTCTATTAACAATACTAGGCATATTTTTTTCTCGTTTTTTTATTTTAATTAGTGCACCAGGTTTTTTAGAAACACCTGAAAAATTAATATTATCTATAAATTTATTAACTATAATGTTTCCTTACATTTTATTAATTTCTTTATCTTCATTATTTTCATTAATTTTAAATAGTTGGAATTATTTTTTTATTCCAGCTTTATCGCCAATATTTTTAAATATTAGTATTATTGTTTTTTCTTTATTTTTTAGCTCTTTTTTTTATCCTTCTATTATTGCATTAGCATGGGCAGTCATCATAGGTGGTATAATACAGTTAGTTTATCAATTGCCATATTTATATAAAATACATATGCTAGTAATACCAAATATAAAATGGAAGAATATTGGTTTGTTAAGAATTCTAAAAAAAATGGGTCTTAGTATTTTAGGAATTTCTGCAAATCAAATTTCATTAATAATTAATACTATTTTCAGTTCTTTATTAAACGCAGGATCGATATCTTGGATTTATTATGCTGATCGATTAATAGAATTTCCAGTAGGAATATTGGGTTCTTCATTAAGTACTATTTTATTTACATCTCTTGCAAAAAGTTATAAAACGGATGCAAAATCAGAATATAAAAAATTAATTCATTGGTCCTTGAGTATTAGTTTAATAATATCTTTGCCACTTTCTTTTTTGTTTTTTTTTCTTGCAAAACCGATTATTATAGTTCTTTTTCAATATGGAAAATTTACGGATTTAGATGTTTTAATGACAGAAAAAACATTAGAAATATATGCTTTAGGTTTAATTTCATTTATTTTAGTAAAAATTTTGGCTACTGCTTTTTATGCTTCTGAAGAAATTTATATTCCTATGAAAATTTCATTGTTTACAATTTTTTTAACTCAACTGATGAATCCATTTTTAATATTTTATTTTAAACATACTGGTCTTGCTTTATCTATTAGTATATCTAGTTGGATAAATTTTTTACTACTTTATCGAAAGTTAAATCAAAAAAAAGTTATATATTTTCAATATAAAAAGTTAATTTTTATTATAAATATTATTTTATCAACATTATTTATGATGTTAATTTTATTTTGTATACTATATTTTATGCCTTTTTGGAATATAGGATCTTTTTTTTATAAAATACTTCGTTTATTTTTTGTTTTATTTATATCCGGAATTGGATATTTATTTATGTTGCATTTTTTAGGAATACATGTATTAAATTTTTCTTATAAAAATTATCGTGCATAA
- the flgN gene encoding flagellar export chaperone FlgN, with protein MQNLIDTLKKIENILCSLETITNQEYKNLSDFNNNENILDFMKKKVLLKKYSKLNEDRILFEKEYGIFLPYKNHYILYKNWTKIVKKCYLLKKLNIRNKILINKKFYLNQKFLELLPNYTASVSYDAEGNLQN; from the coding sequence ATGCAAAATTTAATAGATACTCTAAAAAAAATAGAAAACATTTTATGTTCTTTAGAAACTATAACAAATCAAGAATATAAAAATTTATCAGACTTTAATAACAATGAAAATATATTAGATTTTATGAAAAAAAAAGTATTATTAAAAAAATATTCTAAACTTAATGAAGATAGAATCTTATTTGAAAAAGAATACGGCATATTTTTACCTTATAAAAATCATTATATATTATATAAAAATTGGACAAAAATAGTAAAAAAATGTTATCTATTAAAAAAATTAAATATTAGAAATAAAATCCTTATCAATAAAAAATTTTACTTAAATCAAAAGTTTTTAGAATTACTGCCTAATTATACTGCATCTGTTAGTTATGATGCTGAAGGGAACTTGCAAAACTAA